The following proteins are encoded in a genomic region of Phragmites australis chromosome 9, lpPhrAust1.1, whole genome shotgun sequence:
- the LOC133927964 gene encoding uncharacterized protein LOC133927964 yields MMESESSASPSAQAAASNSNVVDEERLRKTPLWRHVKVLQKNGASGGNARSECLYCGHIIPGSYSRVRAHLFKVPNQVTSICSVATPEMVEQFRREEGAAKATTEASTQRSAPMPVQLPLSTKASKKKKQTCILESFHLELRQMADAIIARMFYTGGIPFNMTFAWEVKLPYPTEEEREGYSCDDCFDDLCKEMSRMAVFDEEEKAGLPQFEGRYTRFIYNSDNEIERDGVVDAAEARACRCRRGGICASTRMRRRIKHMHITAV; encoded by the exons ATG ATGGAAAGTGAAAGCTCAGCATCCCCTAGTGCGCAAGCTGCTGCTAGTAACAGTAATGTTGTTGATGAAGAAAGATTGCGCAAAACTCCTTTGTGGAGGCATGTTAAAGTGCTTCAGAAGAATGGTGCTTCCGGTGGTAATGCAAGATCTGAATGCCTATATTGTGGTCACATTATCCCTGGGAGTTATTCTAGAGTGAGAGCACATCTGTTCAAGGTGCCGAACCAAGTCACATCAATATGTTCTGTTGCGACACCAGAGATGGTTGAGCAATTTCGTAGGGAAGAAGGTGCAGCTAAAGCAACGACTGAAGCGAGCACACAGAGGAGTGCTCCCATGCCGGTGCAGCTCCCATTGTCGACGAAGgcatccaagaagaagaagcaaacatGTATTCTGGAAAGTTTCCACCTTGAACTTCGACAAATGGCTGATGCTATTATTGCAAGAATGTTCTACACTGGAG GTATTCCTTTCAACATG ACCTTTGCATGGGAGGTAAAGCTACCATATCCGACCgaagaggagagggaaggaTACAGTTGTGATGACTGCTTCGATGATCTGTGCAAGGAGATGAGCAGGATGGCTGTGTTTGACGAAGAGGAGAAGGCTGGGCTGCCGCAGTTCGAGGGGAGGTACACCCGGTTCATCTACAACAGCGACAACGAGATCGAGAGGGACGGCGTGGTGGATGCAGCTGAGGCAAGGGCCTGCCGGTGCCGGAGGGGAGGCATCTGCGCTTccacgaggatgaggaggaggattaAGCATATGCATATAACAGCTGTTTAG